In a single window of the Candidatus Hydrogenedentota bacterium genome:
- a CDS encoding (2Fe-2S) ferredoxin domain-containing protein → MKVKDAPGKGCVLVCNGKDCKKAGSGKVRKSLEEAFDKAKLRVEVYKTGCQGRCSRAPVALLWPQGKACMEVSPGDAGEIVEMMGGKGKKKED, encoded by the coding sequence ATGAAAGTCAAAGACGCCCCCGGAAAAGGGTGTGTGCTGGTGTGCAACGGCAAAGACTGCAAAAAGGCGGGATCGGGGAAGGTCCGCAAGTCCCTGGAGGAGGCCTTTGACAAGGCAAAGCTCCGGGTCGAGGTGTACAAGACGGGTTGCCAGGGCCGCTGTTCACGGGCGCCAGTCGCCCTGCTGTGGCCCCAAGGCAAAGCCTGCATGGAAGTCAGTCCCGGAGACGCGGGGGAGATTGTTGAAATGATGGGGGGCAAGGGGAAGAAGA
- a CDS encoding tetratricopeptide repeat protein, giving the protein MRKQPTAGFARDRVVLALALAVLALAVVAALQTARLQGLRHEMAAVSTQAPGTPVVPGAPLPADWTEDRDPVPFDTGRPGAAGGHGENGADPDGGEQNFMESLIGMAVDSMMDASGAYTAAHGGNARNGKGGTGKHGEASEGKTARKDLKKEASRGGDAAKSAASAKSAQLADQARRAAKSGNYDEAMALLQESIETDPKNRQAYQSLATLSRQLGLVDEELSTYENWMEAMPNDSVARYLAAQAYARNGYNAEALQYLTDFQSMSAGDLRAYPMAADLYRRLGMRGEEGATLAQWASGAPESPDARRALGDYYRRVGDYNAAISEYQTLAALNPQNHTTQVQLANTYRQMGQFGAAQAYYETALALRPDDPSILGRLADTQRQAQDYATAISTYERIIALEPGSRRAAEAERNITRIERQLEREANAPPKN; this is encoded by the coding sequence TTGAGAAAACAGCCGACAGCGGGATTTGCGCGGGACAGGGTGGTGCTGGCGCTGGCCCTGGCCGTGCTGGCGCTGGCGGTGGTGGCCGCCCTCCAGACCGCGCGCCTGCAGGGCCTGCGGCATGAAATGGCCGCCGTGTCCACCCAGGCACCCGGAACCCCGGTTGTCCCCGGCGCCCCCCTGCCCGCGGACTGGACGGAGGACCGGGACCCAGTGCCTTTTGACACAGGCAGACCGGGGGCGGCGGGCGGCCACGGGGAAAACGGCGCGGACCCGGACGGGGGCGAGCAAAATTTCATGGAATCCCTCATCGGCATGGCGGTGGACTCCATGATGGACGCATCCGGCGCCTACACCGCCGCGCACGGCGGGAACGCCCGGAACGGCAAAGGGGGAACCGGAAAACACGGAGAGGCGTCAGAGGGCAAAACAGCCAGAAAAGACCTGAAGAAAGAGGCAAGCCGGGGCGGTGACGCCGCCAAGTCCGCCGCCTCCGCCAAATCGGCGCAACTGGCCGACCAGGCCCGGCGCGCGGCAAAGTCCGGAAACTATGACGAGGCCATGGCGCTTCTCCAGGAAAGCATCGAGACGGACCCCAAGAACCGGCAGGCCTACCAGTCCCTCGCCACCCTCAGCCGCCAGCTCGGTCTGGTGGACGAAGAACTCTCCACCTACGAGAACTGGATGGAGGCCATGCCCAACGACTCCGTGGCGCGCTATTTGGCGGCGCAGGCCTACGCCCGGAACGGCTACAACGCCGAGGCCCTGCAATACCTCACGGATTTCCAGTCCATGAGCGCCGGGGACCTGCGGGCCTACCCCATGGCCGCAGACCTGTACCGGCGTCTGGGAATGCGCGGCGAAGAGGGCGCCACCCTCGCCCAATGGGCGTCCGGCGCGCCCGAATCCCCCGACGCGCGGCGCGCCCTGGGCGACTACTACCGCCGCGTGGGCGACTACAACGCCGCCATCTCCGAGTACCAGACCCTGGCCGCGCTCAACCCCCAAAACCACACCACGCAGGTGCAGCTTGCCAACACCTACCGGCAGATGGGGCAGTTCGGCGCGGCCCAGGCGTACTACGAGACGGCCCTGGCACTCCGGCCCGACGACCCCTCCATTCTGGGCAGGCTGGCGGACACCCAGCGGCAGGCGCAGGACTACGCCACCGCCATCAGCACCTACGAGCGCATCATCGCCCTGGAGCCTGGCTCACGCCGCGCCGCCGAGGCGGAGCGCAACATCACCCGCATCGAGCGCCAGCTCGAACGGGAGGCCAATGCCCCGCCCAAAAACTAG
- the xylA gene encoding xylose isomerase, giving the protein MAVYFPEVQDAVKYEGPDSKNPLAFKHYNPSEKVLGKTMADHLRFAVCYWHTFKSGGSDMFGGPVYKRAYNAGDDPVKIAEQTLEAAFEFFTKLGVKYWCFHDTDISPEADSLAETNKRLDHIVKLAKKMQGDTGVKLLWGTCNLFSHPRFMSGASTNPSPDVFAFAATKVKKAIEVTKYLGGEGYTFWGGREGYETLLNTDMGRELDHLGIFLNMAVDYKKKIGFKGQFYIEPKPKEPTKHQYDFDSASCHAFLQKYGLDDAFKLNIEANHATLAGHTLLHELEYAGANGILGSVDANRGDELLGWDTDQFPTNLYETTLAMHIIMKYGGFKTGGLNFDAHIRRQSIDTEDLFHAHIGAMDCFARGLKIAAKLHKDKVFEKVVKQRYSGWDKGLGKLIEQRKVGFEELEAHTFKSGEPKITSGRQERLENILNDYLC; this is encoded by the coding sequence ATGGCCGTCTATTTTCCGGAAGTGCAGGATGCCGTCAAATATGAGGGGCCGGACTCCAAAAACCCCCTCGCCTTCAAGCACTACAACCCCTCCGAGAAGGTGCTGGGTAAGACCATGGCCGACCACCTGCGCTTTGCCGTGTGCTACTGGCACACCTTCAAGTCGGGCGGCTCGGACATGTTCGGCGGGCCGGTGTACAAGCGCGCCTACAACGCGGGCGACGACCCGGTGAAAATCGCCGAGCAGACCCTGGAGGCCGCCTTCGAGTTCTTTACCAAGCTTGGCGTGAAGTACTGGTGCTTTCACGACACGGACATCTCGCCCGAGGCGGACAGCCTGGCCGAAACCAACAAACGTCTGGACCACATCGTGAAGCTGGCGAAGAAGATGCAGGGCGACACGGGCGTGAAGCTGCTCTGGGGCACCTGCAATCTCTTTTCCCACCCCCGCTTCATGTCCGGCGCCTCGACCAATCCGTCCCCGGATGTCTTCGCCTTCGCCGCGACCAAGGTGAAGAAGGCCATCGAGGTCACCAAGTACCTCGGCGGCGAGGGCTACACCTTCTGGGGCGGCCGCGAGGGCTACGAGACCCTGCTGAACACGGACATGGGCCGCGAACTGGATCATCTGGGCATCTTCCTGAACATGGCCGTGGACTACAAGAAGAAGATCGGGTTCAAGGGCCAGTTCTACATCGAGCCCAAGCCGAAGGAGCCCACCAAGCACCAGTACGACTTCGACTCGGCGAGCTGCCACGCCTTCCTGCAGAAATACGGCCTGGACGACGCGTTCAAACTGAACATCGAGGCGAACCACGCCACCCTCGCCGGCCACACGCTGCTGCACGAGCTGGAGTACGCGGGCGCGAACGGCATCCTCGGCTCGGTGGACGCGAACCGGGGCGACGAGCTGCTGGGCTGGGACACGGACCAGTTCCCGACCAACCTCTATGAGACCACCCTCGCCATGCACATCATCATGAAGTACGGCGGGTTCAAGACGGGCGGCCTCAACTTCGACGCCCACATCCGCCGCCAGTCCATTGACACCGAGGACCTCTTCCACGCGCACATCGGCGCCATGGACTGCTTCGCGCGCGGCCTGAAAATCGCCGCGAAACTCCACAAGGACAAGGTTTTCGAGAAGGTCGTCAAACAGCGCTACAGCGGCTGGGACAAGGGCCTGGGCAAACTGATCGAACAGCGCAAGGTCGGCTTCGAGGAACTCGAGGCCCACACCTTCAAGAGCGGCGAGCCGAAGATCACCAGCGGCCGCCAGGAGCGTCTCGAGAACATCCTCAACGACTACCTCTGCTAG
- a CDS encoding HEAT repeat domain-containing protein — protein MGEFLRKMCSASIPIVAELLNDDSPEVRGYGAGLLVYLECDEAIPLLEKVVETEQYLCLPIAILANRKQVNARLLPFLINALDKPQCAEVSCRALKVLGPEAEPAIPALIQCLEKAWHSDSDPSNSLAMGAAMDILQTFGSKAAPAIPVLIEVLGSDSYIRFNAVETLAKIGPEAESALVAAIDSTNVRQREEATSALARIQPYSENTIAVFLRLVEDENDYVREYAAQALGKVDTDAAREAFVRAKEKGEELYRKAEVLEKELAGRVWTKTEIEAVVPPDANHKHPRKLERSLSVFGCDSEEFYVTVHVGRDWPTIVVVWAKQEPDGYKRLWMEEFPCDSGIVGDIKGFRYHEVPFLYMVWINAGSGAYRDDYLFALAPGHRLMPISIEPVNFENTIKEGERVRKSLHMSFSDDSLDFSFYIWNKDDAECCPTAGGVHGTYKVVGDPLSEKEARLVADTCIREEPDSLQ, from the coding sequence GTGGGAGAATTTCTCAGGAAGATGTGTTCCGCCTCCATCCCAATCGTCGCTGAGCTGCTCAACGATGACAGTCCGGAAGTTCGGGGTTATGGCGCAGGTCTTCTGGTATATCTGGAGTGTGACGAGGCAATTCCACTCTTGGAGAAGGTGGTGGAAACGGAGCAATACCTCTGTCTCCCGATTGCCATCCTGGCCAACAGGAAACAGGTCAATGCCAGGCTGCTTCCCTTTCTAATCAACGCCCTTGATAAGCCTCAATGTGCCGAGGTTTCGTGCAGGGCGCTGAAAGTTCTTGGCCCGGAGGCGGAACCCGCCATCCCAGCCCTAATCCAGTGCCTAGAAAAGGCGTGGCATTCGGATTCTGACCCCTCCAACTCGCTGGCCATGGGGGCAGCCATGGATATCCTGCAGACATTCGGTTCCAAAGCGGCCCCCGCCATTCCAGTCCTGATTGAAGTCTTGGGAAGTGATTCCTATATTCGGTTCAATGCCGTTGAGACACTGGCCAAGATCGGCCCCGAGGCGGAATCTGCCCTTGTCGCGGCAATTGACTCAACCAATGTGCGTCAACGGGAAGAGGCGACGAGCGCACTTGCCCGAATACAGCCGTATAGCGAGAACACCATTGCCGTGTTCTTGCGGCTGGTTGAAGATGAAAACGATTACGTGCGGGAATACGCGGCACAGGCGCTGGGCAAAGTGGACACGGATGCCGCGCGGGAAGCGTTTGTCCGCGCCAAAGAGAAAGGGGAAGAACTGTATCGAAAAGCCGAGGTTTTGGAAAAGGAGCTGGCTGGGCGTGTTTGGACAAAAACAGAGATTGAGGCTGTCGTTCCGCCCGACGCCAATCACAAGCATCCACGCAAACTTGAACGCAGTTTATCCGTGTTCGGCTGCGACAGTGAAGAGTTTTACGTGACGGTGCACGTCGGCAGGGATTGGCCTACCATCGTGGTGGTCTGGGCGAAACAGGAGCCCGACGGCTACAAACGGCTCTGGATGGAAGAATTCCCCTGTGACAGCGGCATTGTCGGTGACATCAAGGGTTTTCGTTATCATGAAGTGCCTTTCCTGTACATGGTTTGGATAAATGCGGGTTCCGGAGCCTACAGGGACGACTATTTGTTTGCTTTGGCACCCGGGCACCGATTGATGCCCATCAGTATTGAACCCGTCAATTTCGAGAACACAATAAAGGAAGGGGAACGAGTAAGGAAGAGCTTGCACATGTCTTTTTCCGATGACTCCCTGGATTTCAGCTTCTATATATGGAACAAGGACGATGCAGAGTGTTGTCCGACGGCGGGCGGCGTTCATGGAACATACAAGGTGGTTGGGGACCCGCTTTCGGAGAAAGAGGCAAGGCTTGTCGCGGACACTTGCATCAGGGAGGAACCAGACTCATTACAATGA